The Branchiostoma lanceolatum isolate klBraLanc5 chromosome 5, klBraLanc5.hap2, whole genome shotgun sequence region TTGAAACTTTGTGTTACGAAAACTGTTAAAAGTTACACATGACAATACTTATAAAACAGTAAATGATAGACAGATTTCAGTCTTGAGAATCCAAGTTTATGATAAGAAGGTAACCTCAACTGGTTGCCTCCAAGTCCAACAAATTCTGGATGCCCATGAGACTAGGCAACAATTACTTTGAAGACTGATATTTCATTCGAACACTGAGTGATCTTTCAGACACCCGTGGATTTTCATACTTACAGCTACATCACCTTCACCCTCTAGCCAACCAATCATATCTTCCATTGCCTGCTCACAAACTTGActacaaaaagaaacacaaggCAGGGGTTAAGGCGATATGCCTAAGGTTATTCCAGGGACGTCGACAGCAAACTTTCCAACTTGAGACTTCTCTTCAGGTTTCTTGAATATCATTTCCTTTGCCAATGTTACTAACGTTGTATTTCAAATTTtcagtttgtctgtctgttggttaattggttggttggtttagaAAAAGGACGATTGCAAAGGTTACAGATGGATTTTAAATTTTACTGGGGGTGAGAAGGGGGGTTTTTGTGATTAGAAAAGAAGTATTGGAAACGCTCATATACAGAGAATTTAGggattcatgaaaatttcaccTTTGGCAGTCTGTAAAAAATTGTGGGGCGCTATTTCTGTGATCAACTAGAATATAAGGAAAGAAACTTAAGAATTGCATGTTATAGACGACGTGTCTTAATTGGTAAAACCAGAGGCAGTTTCTTTTTTCGGCTGACAGCAGATCGGTCTGGACTTGATATTTTGGTAAAGACACATCTAtcctgaaaaggggttgtaagAGTTTGTGTCGAGGTCCCTGGGACCGTCACCGACATGTTAAACACACAGTCCATGGCACAGCAGTACTTACGGCGACTTCGCCCTCCCCTTCAAGCCACAACGACATGTCAGCGAGGGCATCCAAGGCACATTGTCTACGACGCGTCGGAGGGAATGTTCGAGAAAATATAATCagaggaaacacacacacaaacaaatatgtGATTGAACCACATGAAATTACACATGATTTAGATTAAAGATGCCATTAGGTTGCAGATGAGATGATCAACAAAGAAAATAGAGCACAGAAAAGCCAATTTTGTTAAGCATTGTCTGATGTTGATAAATCGTGCACTTTTGAACCAGATATCATCATGCAAAGGTTGCAGGCACTACATACATGGTTGTGTAAGTTAAGTGCAGGTGGTAAGAATGAATATCATTAAGAAAATTCAAAATGTCACATACACGCAAATAGCAACtacaaaaaattatttcatgtaacttcaaaaatgtcaatatgCAAGATGTTTTGATTTCCAATGGATGAGATACATGAAGTACTAAAATCGTAAACTGGCAAAATGGCAGTGACAAGAAGttaaacatgcatgtacatgcatgcgCAATCAGCTGACATGAAAAcaagtactctcacctctcaaataaacgtaccggtacgtttatttattTTCGCAAAAAATTCCACcctgtacgttcttattttagacggtacgtttatttttttttcagaatcggGAAAATTTCTGGGCAAATTTGCGGTCCCGAATCgtgaaatgattaaaaaaaaatcaatgaagtACGCACCCGTGACTTTTCCGCGCCGACGTCACGGTTGAAATGTCCCGACAAGTACATGATTTGAAGTCAGTTTCTCACAAATAATTGCTAGAAAATATATTTAAGTCGTTTATTAAATGATTGTGTAGTAACTTGTTGCAGTATTCTTGCCGAAACTTTTCATGTTTCGTCCTTGGTTCTGCCCGCTCACAAGAAGGTCCGGGAAAACGAATTgccaccgcatcgaaaggtaagaaAAGCGCATCGAAACGTCTGGCGTTGGAGAATGTTGGCGATCTCGGAAAAGGTTCAATAAAGGGTTTGAGGTACCGGTAAGAGGAAATAAAAACTTATCTACACTCTAAGTGTTTACTAATGGTTATGTCCAAAATTATCATATTCACCAGCGTTGCGCTAGAAAACGCTGTCGTCCGTACGAAATGTAAGGaaaccaaaatggcggccggcgaaatcaaaacaacaacaaaccatAGGGGGCTGGGCTACCGGCGTTACTCAGAATTCCGAAAGGGAAAGATCGACGTCGGCATTGTTACAGAATAGCACTCGTTATGTAACGTCATAGATGCTGATATCCAATAATTGGAAGGAATAAAAACTCCAAACATGTATTTCTTCGTACTCAATCTTTATTTGTAAAAGTACGGCCTGTTCTCAGGCATGTCAGAGGAGGGTCAAGACCGTCTTCTCCGGGCCAAGGTCGCTAAAAGCTGCCCCAAGCGTTGCCATGGCCTTCCCCTTGTCCTTCACCTGGACGTGAACTTGGCAGGGGATCAGAGGACCGCCTCCTTTCTGTCCCGCTTCGGGCCAAGGCCAAAATGATCTTCGGGGTGGCCCTGTGGCGACGCTATTCAGtggtaagaaaaaaatatatgaaagagGTCAATCAATTTCACACGCCTAAcgctaatttttttttgtagaaTCGGGAATCAAAATAATATTGGTATTTCAAGACTTGGATAGTGTTTGTGGTCGAAACGAAAAAGGCTACAAGTCCCATGGACGTAGACACACATAAATATTCGGTTTTACCGGTGTATTATTTATTCCTGATCAACAATCTTTACCATGTCATTGCCGTCACCTCGCCATCTGACACCATTCGACTTAGGATCGACGCCAGGCTTGCTGGTAGGTGGCCTACAGACGTCCCGGCGATCTGTCTGACAGTGAGACGACGCTTGACGTCGGTGACTAGGTCGTGCTGATCCACTGGAATCTGTCCCAGCGCTGGCATGAACACCGCCATAGCGTTCTTGTCATGTTGGTTGTCGTGCTCCGACACTACATTCAACCTTAGCCCAATTAACGGCCGCCGCTGATAGATATGATATCTGCAgaagtgtgtatttgttttagaaTCAAAGTCCTTGAAATGTTTATTGTCTTTGTtttaaatacaaaatgttttgtgttGAATAAAAGACATAACATAGAATGTCCATGGATAACCAAGACAGAGGGAAATCGAAGAAAAAATGTCATCTCTACTATATTTCGGTGATGACAATGAGTTACGTACCCTTTTATCACAGCGTTGCTAATAGTGATCTCCAAGGCGCTCTCCTCGGGGGGCGGGGGGGAAGATGCTCTTTTCTTCCTCTGTTTTAGCTCCGAGTTTTCGCTTTTACCTAATGGGATAGTCCAACTTTAATACATGCACGTGAACAGGACTATATAAGCCTTGCAGTGACCGAAGGTATCGAAATGTTATAAAAAAATCTAGCGGCAAAATGTGCAGTTAAAATTTGTGCACACCGGCCACacatgttttaattttacggGGAATGAGTTAATGAGCCATCATCACTTTTACAAAGCTTTACGTATTGGATAAATACAACAGTACACACAAATGGGAGGTAGCTAACACTTACGTTTTCTATCCATATTTCCTCTGAAAGCTCCAATGACAGAAATGTGCGAGTCCTGCAAATCTGACTTTCTCCGGTGAACGCCAACTGTAAATGCCCTTTTCTCTTACTCCGTCCTTCCGCTATGACACGGAAGACAATGGCCAGACACTGTAGGCTCCTTTCATGTTTGCCCCAAGCAGCTTTCACACAGCAGTGGGCTACAATATGTGAGCTTCAATATTTTCACTCCCTTGTACCACTCGGCACAGGGCGTCTTCACAGGACACAGATTGCGCTAACTGCGACTGGAACTTATtaaaaaagaatacagaaatgggCAATAAAAACGTCCCGCGCGTTGTTTTCCCACCACACTGCCACACTCACGGCTTTGGAGTTTCAGCAGCATGGCCGCGTCAAATGGTTCTGGTAAGAAGAGGAAAAAAGTTTCGATTTCAGAAAAGTATGATCTCGGGAAGCGCTGCTTCGAGTTCAAGAAACAATATGAAGAAGAGGCCGCTGCTCTTTCCATCAGATATGattcaaaacacaaaaagtggGTTCAACCGAAGCCGAAAGTCGGGTATCTCGCTAGGACGGTAAGGGCAGCTTATCCAGCGCTGGCGACAGCAGCGAGCGACGACCCAGATTTTCTGGCAACAAGGCAAGTTGTTCGGCGCGCCCTACTTGAGTACGAGTCAAATCTTGAAGACCCCACTGCTGTGAATGAGGTTCCACGCAAGAAACAGTACCGTCAGCCAGGGGGCGGGAGAAAGCAGGCTATACCAGAAGTTCGTCAAGCAGTCTTCCAGTGGTAAGTAAATCTGATTATATTCAACTTCAAGAATTACTTTTATACACTCACTAAATGTGCAGGTTTGTTTCTGTGCTATATGTGTCGGCCTGATTTTTGACGGGTCAGAGTAaaaaaagtactagtacaaaAGTTGGTTCACTTTTATCTGCAACGTTTTAGAAAATAGAGTGTACATATGATATGCTGTGTATACTTTGCAATGTGTGTTTGATATTAGTCAGTTCCATGTCACCGCGCGGGTTTTAAGAATATATATTTGTAGTGGTTTAAAAAGCCCCAATGGTTGACTTGTTGACATTTGTCAAATTCACACGTTGGTATCCGTGACACGTCACACGTTTAATCTCCTGCTACGCTCCAAGGCGCTACCATGGGATATATATAGATAAAGTGCTATGCTGTCCGCTACGGCTGTGACAGATGACCGGCGAGTGAACGATTTATACATGTAGGGGACACAGGAAAGAAAAAGTGTTGTGAAGGAAAAGATAGAGaaattgttatcatcatcattttatttataattacGTCCGTTCACAATTGAACaagtaagtaaagtaagtaCAACTGAATATCCATTATTAGGATACGAAACGACAAATTCCAAAACATaattttatctatttctttgtATACGTTCCCCGTGGCACCAAATGGATTGTTCCAGTCATGTGACTTTCCAGACATCCCGGCGTCTCCTTGTGTCACGTGCCGCGCCTCTACTATGACAGAACAAGAGCAGAACCACGTAGTCGGCGTGAACAAAGGGCCAATGTTGTAAGGGAAAATAATTGGGTGTTTTGAGAATTGATACCCTTACGTTGAATAAAATGTATGACTTCTAGCTTCCTATTGTCCGTCGCTCtttaccgcaaacataaaagatTAATAATCTGTACAGACACTAGTAAGGGAGGGATAATCTAAAGGTGAAAATTCCTAAGGAGCGTTTTGTTTTAAAAGCGATCTTTGACGGGCGCGGCAGGGCGGGGCGGGGCGGGGCGGGGCGGGGTGGATCGGGCGGGCACGTTTCTCTTGTGGTTCGGTAAACAAAGGCTTGTGTAGACGCGCCGCGATGGGGGCGGGTGGCATCAGCAAGAAGTATGTGTAGCGATTTAAAAACAACTGCGTGGTGATATGTGAACTGGACTGTGTTTACACTTCGGTGAGTGTATTCGAAATTGCAAATCCAgcatatcttttaaaaactgtatgatttttttttccaacaaaagacaaaaataattGCTATATCTGTATGTATCACAAAACTGTTATATCATAATAGAATCAACAGAAAAATGACGTATCTTTACTTCTCAACAGGTTTGTTGATGTGCGTGGGACATTAAAAGCCCGGTTGCCAAGAAAGGTGTTTGTGTTGAAGTGCAAACAACTGTACCAAGAGTATCTGCAGCAGAAGGGCTTACACCCAACAGAAGAGGAGAGGATCAAGTTCAGCGACTGCTGGGTTCACGGTTGGCAAGAAGAGTACCGGGTTTCCCTGAAACACCCCAACAAGCGCTTTGCTGTGACAGAGCCTGTTCGCAAAGATAGGATCATTCAGTTCATTAAGAACATGATTCGGGCCAGAATTTTCTTTGAGAAAACACTCAAAGTCAAGGATGTTGATATCATCAATGGTGACCAGATGCCACTCCACCGAAATGAGACTGCAGGACAGAAAACCATGAGTTTAAAGGACTGTCCAACCTATGTTAAGGAGAACTACATGCAATCAAGGGAAAGGGTGACTGCCTTTACCCAGGTTTCCAGCAAACAAGGTCTTGTGATACCCCCACAGTTTGTGTTCAAGGGAAAGGGCACAATTTTGCAGGGCAGGCTAAATCGCCCAGAGGGGGTGTTCACACATTGGGGTCCTAAGGGGTCATACCGGATGAATACCATGATGGCCACAATCGAAACCTTGCCAAACTTGAAGACCCAGAACCTGTTCACCCTGAGTCAGTGGGCCATCTACATCCTAGACGACTATTCAGTCCACGTCACCGAGGAAGTCAGGAAGGCTCTACTGGCCCGGGGTTACATCCTTGTTTGCATCGGTGGTGGAATAACAGGGGATGTGCAGGTGAACGATACTCACATTCACCGTACCTTGAAAGCGGCCTACAGGGAGCGGGAATCGAAGCTCATGATCCGTCAGCTCTCCGAAAATCCACTCAAGATTCCTTCCCCCTCCAGAGATGACATGATGGCCATGCTCGTTGACAGCTGGAAGTCCCTCGAGATAGACACCTCCATGGCATTGAAGGAGAACTTTATTTCAAATGCCTTAGATGGAACTGAGGACATGTTCGTTCGGGACAAGCTGTTCCAGCTAGTGGGAGCAGAGATCGTGGCATTTCGCAATGAGGAGATGTCAAAGGAGCCTCCCAAAACCATCAGGGACCTCCTTGCCACCATTACTCCTCCGGAAGGAGTCCGTCGTGCCACCGTAGAGAGGGAGGATCCAGTGGATGAAGGGCGTGAGCTCCTGGATGCAGATGACGGGGAGCTGGAGTTCAACCTCGAGGTGGAGTGTGAGGCTGAAGATGAGGATGAAGGTTCAGCCCCTGTGGCTGAAGATCAGGATGAAGGTTCAGCCCCTGCACCAGCACCAGTACCGGTAGCACCAGAATGTAGCACTAGTAGTACAATATCCTCAGGATATATTGGCTTGCCTACTGATACGGCAGATCCTAGCATCAACAAGGATGCAGTGTTCTTGAATGAAATAGGCAAAGTGCTTAATAGCTGTGGCAAAGAAACATCCACTCTAATGTTGCCACACCTTTGCCACATGCGCTCTGCATATGCCAAGGCCCGAAACAGTGTAAAGAATCGACTGAAATCAAACACATCTCTGGCACAGAGTTTGGTGGCGTCCACCACAGACATGCCTGTTCCTGTATCTTCATCCACACCTGTGTCTCCGTCTCCACCCACACCTGTGTCTCCGTCTCCACCCACACCTGTGTCTCCGTCTTTATCCACACCTGTGTCTCCATCACCATCTGGCACTAGCCCTGTTACTCCACCCTGTTCCATTTCAGACAGTACACCCATGCCACCTGTGTCACTGAATGTAAGTGATCACGTTTTGGTTAAGTATGGGAGTCTTGAAATGCCAGCAGTAGTTGTACGGGGGGAACAGGATGGGCTTGCTGTGAGGTATTTTGAACATGTCAGCGTTGCTAGTAGTAGCACATCTTCAGGGCTGTATGCAGCACAAGAGTATGAGTATGAGGTGCTGCAAGATGATGTCATTAAAAACATTGCAGCACCTACAATCAAGCAACATGGCAGTCGTATCTACTACATGTTTGCTGATTAGTATATTGGAAACCATGAAGCCTGTTCTATTACTTTGTATCATTGCTTAATCTTATTGTGCATCTCAAAACTTATAAGTATAAGATGATTTGTCAGAGCTGATGTTGCTATGTGGCTGTTAACTATGATGTACATTGAAGGTTTGTTAAGGTATGACACTACTAGTATAGTATTCTCTTACCAGGTagcctttttttcatcaatgattaTATTTTTAAGCTATAAGATGACTTTTTGACAGTGCTAATGAAGCTTTGTGGTCGTTTACTGTACTTAAATTGTAACTATGCTTATGTACTCTTTTATTTTTACATCATGTTATGCTAAAGGTAACTATATTACTACTGGTAGTAAGTGTAAGTTTGTGCTCAGGCATGACTAGTCATTTGTAACTAGACAGCCATCTTGTTTTACTTTGCAACAATAATTATACTTCCAAACTACAAGTGTTGCCTTTTGGCTCTATTTGCTGTCCATTTATATccctaattgcaagtaacaggGTCATAGACGCGCACATACACCTACAGAACACGTCTTAGTAGCATAGACATAGTAAtacatgtcaattttgaaattttccggggggtacttatattccagggggtacttatattagattttgaagatttgtccggggggtacttatattccagggggtacttctatttgagaggtgagagtacatcAGCAAATTTCTGGTAGAAACAAGTGATATTTTGGCCCATCTTGCACATTACGTTTAACTGAGTTACATCAAAACGGAAGGAAACAGACATATTTCTCACTTTCTAATCTTCATGGCCTCCCTGTTCTCTGGATCGAAGAAGTCAAACTTCTTGTACTCCTTGACTGCACTCCGTCGGTATTCTCCAACATTGAACACTGggaagggaggggggcaaaatgtTTGTGATTCTCACTTTTTAACCATATTGTCCTTATTTTCAGTGTAATGGTTATGAATAGGAGAGAGTACATATATCTAACTTTTTATTCTACGCCTGATTCTAACGTTGGAAAAAATTCAACAAATGCTCATAACAATTACAAGCAAACTTTAATGTACATTAACAGGGATAAATATTTACAGCTAGTGTTGTTAAGTTTCCAAGGAGCCTACCTCTGCACTTGACCCCAATCCAGTTGAGGTATCGGGTCAGTTTCTTGGACATGTAGGTCTTGCCTCTGGCCGGCAGTCCCACCATCACAATCACGGTGGGGCAGTTGGCCAGCTGGGGGCATGATGCTGCAGAGAGAAACATGCATTGGTTCAGACTAATTTGATGGACAAACAGTAAAACAGTCGGgctaccagggctgtctccgggACCCATTCATCCATCCTGCTTTGACAattttgggacagaaaaaaatatgccctatttccaacaaaaaaaacctgaacctCATGACTTGAGATCGATGTATTTTAAAAAAGCTTGATATGCCAGATGAACAAtgaaaatctaaagctggagacagccctactGACAACCTTAAGCATATGGATGATAGTTTGATACTGgaacacacagtacatgtaactgatacacacacattcatgtgtacatatacatattactTATACCTATAGCtatactatgtatatatattggcacagttacatgtaggtaagaTTTTAATTAACAGAACTACACTTAGTATCTCTTTTTTGAATGTAAGATTTTAGCAATTTATGGCTAAAAATCTAACTCCAATTCCATTTTCCATGGCACTGCTAATGTATAAAACCATTTCCCACTTGCAAAATTACACACAAACGATGTAGAAGTATTTGGACACAAATAACTCATTTCGCCAACAGCTCTAAGCACTGTATGACGAGTCCAATTTTGGGGCAGCAAAATCAAATCAGCCACTAACTCCAATACCTTTGACACTGACgggcatacaaaatgtaactgaaagcaattacatgtacactgtgtaCAAGATCACCTTATAAATCTTTGAAAGTAGGTTATTATGCTTAAAATTTATATCGATCAAATTCTTCCTACACCAATAGCACCACCCAAGTTTCTTGGTCTAAAATTTTAAAGAACAACGGGTACATGATAACATTCCTCAAGCATTTGCCACAACAGACCCCTATTTCAGACTGGAAATTGTATCGAATTAGTTTCCAACTAGGTCCAAATCCAATATTCCTAACACTGCCTGGTATTACTGCTAGCAGAAATTATAATCTATTGATTGTACAAATTAATCATTCATGTTGCTGGATTGATATGTGAACAGATTTTAGACACTTTCTCAAATGCTCTAGACAAAGGATCATTATCTCAATGGTTCCAGCCACAGCCCTAAGTTTCAGGCCAAAGGTTCTAATTCAGTAATTGTCACGAGTCCAACTTCCTGACACAGCACCTCAAATCAAATCAGCCTCCAGCTCCAATTTTCCTGCCCCTTGCCCCAATTGGAATTTTCCATAGCAACTCTTTCCGGCAGTTGGCAATGTGACAAATAGGCCCCAGACCCAGAAACTATCAAAACTGCTGAAGATTCTAGAAAATGATACAATCTAGCCTGAAAGGCTGTGATGAAAAAAAGTATCGCACCAAACAAACACTAAACTGGATTATACCATAAGCCTTTACACAGGCCCTTTCCCAAGAGAGCTGTTGGGTAATTgaatgtaaatatgtacattaGCAGGTGACGACACCCCTATAGAGGAAGTCCCCATGTGCGCACGTGAACCCATGCGCTGATCATGCACTGATCATGTGAACACTTACTTTCTTCAGGTGGCCACTCGATGACCCTAAACCACTGGTTTCCACATGGCAGCTTGGCCCTTACAGTACTGCCTTTCTACAGTACTTCTCTTTTGATAATATATAGTCACAAAATGCTATGAATATCACAATCCCAgagtaaccatggcaacctggGCAACCTATCGAGTATCAAATTATTTCTCACACGTGTACAAACAACACAATGCATATATAACATTGTTACGTAAACCAAAGGTTGCGTGACCAATGTTAGCTAAGGACAGTCACGTGTAAATCGAACAGTGCCAAGGTACACCCCCCTATACGCACAGAAAACACCCCCTAACCGCCTTTACAACCAGCCAGTCCAAAGGCAGGGATATGTAACCTGATACTCCTTTTCACGAGCTGACCATGCTAACTACACTGACACATCATCCTTGTCCCCAGTGGAAATTTCCAGGACACACAGCACCACAATAACAATATGGAAAATTTGGTTAGGTTCTCAAGAGCTGGGAATGTCGTTTTGATTTTGGAAGTAGCCTAGACATGAGAGTTTTTGCAGACATTTCGATCCCCAGACACAACATTATTACACAACAGCTACATAGACAGGAAGTACACATCCTGTGAAGACTCATGTGTTGTTTTGACAGTAGTGAAAATATGGATAATGCAAAAAACACTCACAGACCAGACAACTGAAACTGTAATTTGGGGACAAACAGCAAGATATGTACAGCATGTGTTTTGAATAATGATATCAAAGAAGCAGTTTGCTTCCATGCAGTAGAAACACTAGTCTTTTGACTGCAACCAGTGGCAATAACCAACACATCACGAATTTCCacaatatacacatgtaattcTAACTGATGAACACTGCCTACACAATACACAAATGTGGGAAGAGTTGGATATAAGCTGAGATTTAATCCTAACAGAAACCATAGTCAAAACCACCACATGTGTCAAAGGAAAATCCCACCACCTACCTGGCCCCAAGTTCCCCAACTCAGACCCACTGACGCCTACTTCTGGACAGGACAATTTTCTTGTTCTCATTTCGTCAGTCATATGAACCTCATTTCTTCCACGAATTAACCCCAAAAAGGCACAGTTAGTTATGGCACTCTCCTTTAACAGCGACCGGCTAACTGTCAACCCCAGCCAGAAATAGGGCAGTGGAAAACCTGATGCAAATAAGAGCTATTGACAGACAGgccaacagccaatcagagcagcGTCATGTGATACGCTTCTCTTTCAGAGGGAGGCCTATTCTGGGCAGGCACCTGAATGGTAGGTGTTCTTGCCTTTCACCTGCTTCTAAAGAAGCTAGCAACTGCCGTTCTCGTATACTAATTATTCACTAACACAAAGAGGTGTAAAGAGATGGCCACGATACCTGGTCCAATAGGCATGCTGGAGAAATGTGACCCTTTAAACGCGGAGCTAAACACCTAAACTCCCCTCTTGACAGAGTGGTTGGTTCCAAATGAAtggaaatgtacaaatgtagatcaCTTTGCCCTGGAGACAGCCTGACCTAAATATTTGACAGCTCACACCATCCAAAAGCCTCCAAAATAACTACAATAAAACATAGACTCTGGACACATTTATACTCTTGGCCTTGTGCTATTTATAAGTTGTTTGCTGAAGTCCTCAATTTGTGGGAAATCTACAAAAACCGTGTCACAAGTGGATGACAAACAATGggaaatgggggagggggcaattATATGTCGTCATAATTGTTCTTTGACGTGTTCATCTTTGGGTAACCGAGAAACTACATCATTTAAACATAAAATTTCCATCAAAGTTGCACTGTGTATGATATACATATTTGAAGATATATTTTTCGATGTAATAGTGGTTTTAAAATGATAAGGAAACGTTCACAACAGGATATACTTTTTGGGGAATTTTTGAGAAACCGTGGCAACGTGCACGTAGGCATCAAATCCCGCGCCAAAATAAGTGGATGGCAAATTTGCCCTCCCAACAAAACTTGCACAGTCAATTTAACAATTTTCTAGTCCGTATGTTCTTAAATATACTACATTTTAGTCACAGAATTGATTTTTACACGTCAGTGTCCTTAAATTTTGCTTCTGTCGTGTTCTCTGTTGAAGAAGAAAGCCGACAGAAAACGTAACATTTGTCCTTGTGACCTGCCCTCACGTAACGCCCATTCAATCAATTTACGTATGAATGAACACCAACTTTAGGGCGCAATTCCTCACAAATTAAACACCTAGAACTCCCCAAATCAAAGTCATATCGAAGaaaattatatcataatttaaGTTTGTGTACTTTAAGTGAGTTTTTGACAAGAAATTTGACGGAAATGAAGGTTTTTTCGGA contains the following coding sequences:
- the LOC136435718 gene encoding uncharacterized protein, coding for MDRKRKSENSELKQRKKRASSPPPPEESALEITISNAVIKGYHIYQRRPLIGLRLNVVSEHDNQHDKNAMAVFMPALGQIPVDQHDLVTDVKRRLTVRQIAGTSVGHLPASLASILSRMVSDGEVTAMTCVATGPPRRSFWPWPEAGQKGGGPLIPCQVHVQVKDKGKAMATLGAAFSDLGPEKTVLTLL